In Tubulanus polymorphus chromosome 2, tnTubPoly1.2, whole genome shotgun sequence, a single window of DNA contains:
- the LOC141899009 gene encoding collagenase 3-like — translation MLPETGVLDTETITKMAAPRCGMPDRKTSTPNLAVPDMYETFNKWPKDTFTWKILNFSPDMPENEQRIAFERAFNYWHEVTNIEFSEVSRNAKADFELGFGPFEHGCGYPFDGPGGTLAHCFYPEDGRAHFDEDETWTEGSDDGTNLRIVAAHELGHGLGLSHSEVPEALMAPWYQGYTSFEEFRLPDDDVRAIQSLYGESNLTQKQFRSEIVLITIFENSQFKFFNFSI, via the exons ATGCTTCCGGAGACCGGCGTCCTTGACACGGAAACAATAACCAAAATGGCTGCTCCTCGTTGTGGCATGCCTGATAGGAAAACGTCAACCCCTAATCTCGCTGTTCCAGATATGTACGAAACATTTA ACAAATGGCCGAAAGATACGTTTACATGGAAGATTCTTAACTTCTCGCCGGACATGCCGGAAAATGAGCAAAG AATTGCTTTCGAACGGGCTTTTAATTATTGGCACGAAGtgacaaatatagaattcagtGAAGTGTCAAGGAACGCTAAAGCGGATTTTGAACTTGGATTCGGCCCATTCGAACACGGCTGCGGTTATCCATTCGACGGACCAG GTGGTACTTTGGCCCACTGTTTCTACCCGGAAGATGGACGCGCGCATTTCGACGAGGATGAGACGTGGACGGAAGGATCGGACGACGGAACGAACCTTCGTATCGTCGCCGCGCACGAACTCGGACACGGTCTGGGACTATCCCACTCAGAAGTCCCCGAGGCCCTTATGGCGCCGTGGTATCAAGGCTATACGAGCTTTGAAGAATTTCGACTTCCCGACGACGATGTCCGCGCTATTCAATCGCTGTATGGTGAGTCCAACTTAACGCAAAAGCAATTCAGGTCGGAAATAGTCCTCATCACTATATTTGAGAACTCtcaattcaaattctttaacttctctatttaa
- the LOC141899008 gene encoding uncharacterized protein LOC141899008 has protein sequence MTLLNDTEVFSTTRRSEPVCKHPPYRWDYAFSVYLYLGAYFPTAIIGILLNIVTIIVFNKMGVASYRSIIILAWFDLLYVITVFIMYPFRIMILITIFGYSPIFGYDDWYFGHELIIWTLPLFFAFQMSRNWAVVIVNLERLFVVMSPLYYKRFWGKKQLIGVTVFIFIFSVFCNWPFFFPLTLPGPATWPCLYHGPGPRVFTMGAFGAKTIRTIFDYSAGWAGRFTGFTYLYMMVIVPLFSLIIVNIVLLSFILRHRLAKRRQMLSADGVSKDSRSQSTHEAKILKMVLSIVLVFFVCEIPAGLDRLFYFVWRSFGITVNISGDHSMVMRKVGILLSCVDSSLNFIIYCATNDIFRKAGSKLFRLHYFG, from the coding sequence ATGACTCTGCTGAATGACACTGAAGTGTTTTCGACAACTCGCCGTTCCGAACCTGTGTGCAAGCACCCGCCATATAGGTGGGATTACGCGTTTAGCGTCTATTTGTACTTGGGTGCTTATTTTCCCACTGCTATCATCGGAATATTACTCAACATCGTCACAATCATAGTGTTCAACAAAATGGGAGTCGCTAGCTATCGTTCCATTATTATCCTGGCTTGGTTCGACCTTTTGTATGTGATCACGGTGTTCATCATGTACCCGTTCCGTATCATGATCCTGATAACGATATTTGGCTATAGTCCGATATTTGGCTACGATGATTGGTATTTCGGCCACGAGCTGATTATTTGGACGTTGCCGTTATTCTTCGCTTTTCAGATGTCCCGTAACTGGGCGGTAGTGATCGTCAACTTGGAGAGGTTGTTTGTCGTGATGAGTCCGCTTTATTATAAGCGTTTCTGGGGCAAGAAACAGCTCATAGGTGTCACTGtgttcatattcatattttctgttttttgcAACTGGCCATTTTTCTTTCCGCTTACTTTACCGGGGCCAGCAACGTGGCCTTGTTTGTATCACGGTCCAGGGCCACGCGTATTCACGATGGGCGCATTCGGCGCCAAAACGATCCGCACCATATTCGATTATAGTGCAGGATGGGCGGGACGGTTTACTGGTTTCACGTATTTGTATATGATGGTCATAGTACCGCTGTTTTCGTTAATCATTGTGAACATCGTTTTACTGTCGTTCATTTTACGCCATCGATTGGCGAAACGGCGTCAAATGTTGTCAGCGGACGGCGTTTCGAAAGACAGCCGGTCTCAATCGACACACGAGgcgaaaattttgaaaatggtatTATCCATCGTTCTCGTATTCTTTGTTTGTGAGATCCCGGCCGGGTTAGACAGACTTTTTTACTTCGTCTGGAGAAGTTTTGGTATAACGGTCAACATCAGCGGTGACCATTCGATGGTTATGAGAAAAGTTGGTATTTTGCTCAGCTGTGTTGACTCATCGCTCAACTTCATCATTTATTGCGCTACGAATGATATCTTTAGAAAGGCGGGCAGTAAATTATTTCGCTTGCATTATTTCGGTTAG
- the LOC141900624 gene encoding matrix metalloproteinase-C-like has translation MIPEPGQPIQAAVYDKRTESALVFGGRKLWRYRYNSNEHRFHLDNGYPKDYSHRQDFPHNPEAAFLDFVGWTVILEDGYFWEFSEDQDKNKKYKLADYFPNAPQGEIDSATMHGNTIFMFQGQYYYTRTGNDPMVGPISKDKRWMGC, from the exons ATGATTCCGGAACCGGGTCAACCGATACAAGCTGCGGTGTACGACAAACGCACGGAAAGCGCTCTAGTTTTCGGAG GTAGAAAACTGTGGCGTTATAGATACAACAGCAATGAACATCGTTTCCATCTGGACAATGGCTACCCGAAAGACTACAGCCATAGGCAGGACTTCCCGCATAATCCAGAAGCCGCTTTTCTGGATTTCGTCGGCTGGACTGTCATTCTTGAG GACGGATATTTCTGGGAGTTCTCTGAAGATCAGGATAAAAACAAGAAGTACAAGTTAGCCGATTATTTTCCGAACGCACCGCAAGGTGAAATAGACTCGGCAACCATGCATGGAAACACAATCTTTATGTTTCAGGGACAATA TTATTATACCCGAACTGGTAACGATCCAATGGTTGGTCCGATTTCGAAGGACAAAAGATGGATGGGATGTTAG